TACTAATCGGTCGAGGGCTTATCCTAATACTAAATTGGTTGTACAATATTCGTTATTTGGTTTTGAAAGAATAACTTGTCTGGTGATAATGGCAAAGAGGTCACACCCGTTCCCATGCCGAACATGGAAGTTAAGCTCTTTTGCGCCGATGGTAGTGAGGGGTTTCCCCTTGTGAGAGTAGGACGTTGCCAGGCAAACCGAAAAAGGAGTTAGTGAATATTCACTAACTCCTTTTTTTATGATAAAATAAATATCACCGAAGGGACGTTAAGACAGATTAAACGCCACGATACATGATGAAAAAGGCAGCTTCTATTTGCAGAACTGTCTTTTTCATTGTTTTTAGGGAGGAGTGTACTATGAATCAAGATCATACGCCATTATTTCATGCATTGCTCGAACATATCCAACACAAAACATCCTCCTATCATGTGCCAGGGCACAAAAACGGAACGATTGGTTCAGAAGAATTTTTAACTTATTTCCAATCTGTTTTACCGTTTGATGTAACGGAATTACGAGGATTAGATGATTTACATTATCCAACAGGTCCAATTGCAGAAAGCGAACAATTATTGGCGGATTTATATCATGTAGCGAACAGTCGTTTTTTAGTAAATGGTTCAACAGCAGGAAATCTTGCCATGATTTTAGCAACGACAAGACCAGGCGATGAAGTGTATGTGCAACGAGATAGCCATAAGTCTATTTTTCACGGATTAGAGTTAGCACAAGTAAAACCAATCATTATGCCATCAGAGATGGATCCGCAAACAAATATGGTCGTTGGCATTGATGTAGAAAAAGTGAAAAATGAGATAAAAAAACATCCAGAGCGGAAAGTCGCTATTTTTACGTATCCAAATTATTATGGAATGGGTCCGTTTTTAGAAGATTTATTTAGGTGGATGCATAATGAAGGAAGGATAATACTTGTCGATGAAGCGCACGGTGCTCATTTTCCTATTCATCCTTCTTTTCCTAAAAGCGCTTTAGAAATGGGAGCAGATGTCGTTGTTCAATCGGCACACAAAATATTACCAGCGATGACGATGGGAGCTTTTTTGCATATGCAATCGTTTTATCCTTATCGGAATAGAATCGATTCTTTTTTACAAATGATTCAAACGAGTAGCCCATCATATCCGATTATGGCATCGTTAGATTATGCACGTTATTACGCCGCTCATTTTACGAAGGAAAAAATAAATAAACTAGTACAAAAACGAGCGTCCTTTTTACGAGAGTTAAAAAAGATTCCGCAAATTCAAGTTGTACATGCATCGGAACGATTTATCCAAGATCCATTAAAAATAACGCTTCAATCCAGTACAACGTTGACTGGTTATGGATTACAACAAGCATTAGAACAGGAACGTATCTATACAGAATTAGCAGATATGGAACGAGTGTTATTTGTTCTACCCTTAAGCGAAGAGTGGGACGGAGAAGAGATAGTGGCTGCGTTAAAAGCAATCGTAAAAGATAGACCAGTTTTAACGAAACAAGCATCCTCCTTTATCCCCAGCTTGAACAACACGAAGCCATTTCCGTATTGTTATCAACAACTACAACAAAAACAAGTGTTACGTGTACCATTAAAGGAAAGCATTGGAGAAATTGCGGCGGAGTCGATTATTCCGTACCCACCAGGGATTCCTTTTATCTTGAAAGGGGAACAAATTGAACAAGAGCAAGTAAAAATACTACAAACATTACAACAACATCAAGCTTATTTCCAAGGAAATGATGGAAGTGAGATTTTGATTTACGGAAAGGAATAAAATTCGTGAAAAAAGGATTATTTATTACTTTTGAAGGGCCAGATGGTTCAGGAAAAACGACACAGATTAAACGTCTAGCTAACTTTTTACAACAAGAACAGATTCCATTTATCATTACGAGAGAACCAGGAGGAACGCGAATTAGTGATTTAATTCGTGGTATTTTACTAAATCCTGAGCATCAAGAAATGAAAAATCAAACAGAAGTATTGCTATATGCTGCTTCACGCGCACAACATATTCATGAAAAAATTATTCCAGCTATAGAGGAAGGAATAATTGTCTTATGCGACCGCTTTGTAGATGCATCGATTGCTTATCAAGGATACGGGTTAGGGATAGATATTGAAACGATTGAACAAATTAATCGTTTTGCAACGAGTCACCTTGAGCCAGATCGTACGTATTTATTTGATTTAGCACCGGAAGAAGGAAGGAAACGCATGTTGCTTCGACTCGGGGAACAAGTAACGAATTTAGACCGTATTGAACAAAAAACATTGGAATATCATAAACGTGTACGAGAAGGGTTTCATGCATTAGGGGAAAAACATAAGCAACGGATGACGGTCGTAGATGGTGCCCAAACGATTGATGCTATTTCGGAGCAAATTAAGCAAGATTTCTGTGAATTATTAAAAACGTGTGAGTGTGAGTAGTGATGACTTGGGATGAGTTATTTGAGATTCAACCAAATATCGTTAAAATTTTAACGAATAGCTTACGTAAAAAACGTTTATCACATGCGTATTTGATAGAAGGGGGAAAAGGAACTAAGAAGTTACCAATCGCCCTTCAATTAGCAAAGTCGCTGTTTTGTTTACAACGTGACGATGTTCACCCGTGTTTGCACTGTGTTAATTGCAAACGAATTGATTCATCTAATCACCCCGACATTCATGTTATCGAACCAGACGGGGCATCGATTAAAACGGAACAAATCAATGCGTTAAAAGAAGAGTTTTCTTATCGTAGTATGGAGTCGTCGTATAAAATTTACATTATTCAGCAAGCAGAAAAAATGACACCACAAGCGGCAAATAAGCTGTTGAAATTTTTAGAAGAACCGCATCCAGGGACGGTAGCCATTTTATTAACAGAAGCAAAACATCAACTGTTAGATACGATTCGGTCTCGTTGCCAAGAATTATCCACGCGTCCTTTATCGAAAGAACGGTTATATAATCATTTAGTCGAGGAACAATATCCTGCACAACTTGCGCGCATCAGTGTGCACTTAACGAACGATTACTCGGAATGTGTGGCATTGTGTACCGATGAATGGTTTGCACAAGCGAGAAAACTAGTGGTACAATTAACAGAAGAATTACAAAAAAATTCGCAGTCTGTTTTGTTGTTCATTCAATTACATTGGATGAACCATTTTCATGATAAAGACAAATTAGATATCGGATTAGATCTGTTGTTGTTATGGATGAAGGACTTATTGTATGTACAATTAGGTCAAAAAGAAAAGGTTGTGTATGAAAAAGAAGCAGAAACGTTAAGCAACCAAGCATTAACCATTTCAAAACGACAAATATCGAATGATTTATTTTATATATTAGAAGCAAAAAAACAGCTTCGTGCCAATGCCAATCCACAGTTATTAATGGAACGATTGATGCTTTCATTGCAGGAGGGATAATGTTTGAAATATGATGTTGTAGGAGTGCGGTTTAAAAAGGCTGGTAAAATTTATTATTTCGCACCAGACGATTTACCAATTGAGAAAGATAATTTTGTGATTGTAGAAACGATTCGTGGAGTAGAATACGGAAAAGTCGTCACGAATATGAAACAAGTAGATGAAGAAGATGTCGTCTTACCGTTAAAAAAAGTATTGCGTCTTGCAGATGAGAGCGACCGAGCGATTGTTGAGGAAAATCGACAAGCAGCAGAAGAAGCGCAAGAAATATGTATGCAAAAAATTAGCGAACATAAGCTAGAGATGAAACTAGTAGATGTGGAATATACGTTTGACAGAAATAAAGTCATTTTTTATTTTACCGCAGATGGTCGGGTTGACTTTCGTGAATTAGTAAAAGATTTAGCCTCTATTTTCCGAACAAGAATTGAACTTCGTCAAATTGGGGTGCGCGATGAAGCAAAAATGCTTGGTGGAATAGGGCCGTGTGGCCGAATGCTTTGCTGCTCCACGTTTTTAGGTGATTTCGATCCTGTATCGATTAAAATGGCGAAAGATCAAAACTTATCGTTAAATCCGACGAAAATATCTGGGCTTTGCGGTCGTTTAATGTGCTGCTTAAAATATGAAAATGACGGGTATGAAGTAGCTAAACAAGCATTACCAGACCTTGGGGAAAATATTGATACAGCGTTTGGAGCCGGGAAAGTAGTAGGGTTAAATATTTTGGAACGTATAGTACAAGTAGAGTTAAAAGACCACGATCGCGTAGTAGAATATACGCTTGATGAACTGATTGACGAAGGAGCAATTTCGAACGAACGCACGGAATGACGAGGTGGATGATGCGTGGAAAATGGGACAAAAAAAGAAATTTTTCAACAAGTGAGTCATATGGAACAACAAATCGGAGATCTTTATCAGCAACTTGGTCAGTTAAAAGAACAATTAGCTCAACTTCTTGAAGAAAATCAAAACTTAATGATGGAAAATCATCATTTACGACAACGATTTGAAAAAAAATCAACGAAACAAGTCGTAAAAACAAAACGAGAGAAAGAATGGGAAATTGGTGAAGGCTATGATAATTTAGCAAGGTTGTATCAAGAAGGCTTTCATATTTGTAATTTACATTACGGTAGTGTGCGTTCCGATGGAGATTGTCTTTTTTGTTTAGATCTATTAAGCAAACGTTAACCTTTCCAACCCGGGAAAGGTTTTTTTGTGTAACAAGAAAAGGGGGAAAAACGAGATGAAATTATACGAAGATGAACGGTTAGACTATTTATTAAATGAAGAGATGCGGATCATTCAAAGCCCAAATGTGTTTGCTTTTTCATTGGATGCGGTGTTGTTAAGTAATTTTGTCTACGTACCGATTCAAAAAGGGAAAATAATGGACCTTTGTTCAGGAAACGGTGTTATTCCCCTGCTGCTTAGCAAACGAACAAAAGGACAATTAGTCGGGGTGGAAATACAGGAGAGACTGTATGATATGGCCGTTCGTAGTGTGGAATATAACAAGCTAACCGACCGAATTCAAATGGTATTAGGCGACTTAAAGGATGCACCCAAAACAGTCGGGAACGGTATTTTTGATGTCGTGACATGTAACCCGCCTTATTTCCAAATGGATGGCCAAGCCGATTTACATGCCAACCCGCATTATGCGATTGCCCGTCATGAATTATTAACGACGCTAGAAGATGTCGTGAAAACAAGCAGTAGCTTAGTAAAACAAGGTGGAAAAGTAGCATTTGTTCATCGACCAAATCGTTTATTAGATATTGTAACTTTAATGCGAAAATATCGATTAGAACCGAAACGTCTACAATTTGTCCATCCGAAACGAGGAAAAGAAGCAAATACGATTTTAATTGAAGGAATAAAAGATGGCAAGCCGGATTTAAAAATACTCCCGCCAATCGCTGTATACGAAGAAGATAATTCGTACACAAAAGAGTTAAAAGAGATGTTATATTTAACGTGAATTATTACGTTTATATTTTACAATGCGCAGATGATACATTTTATATCGGATATACAACGAACATAAAGCGTCGTGTGATGTGTCATCAACAGAAAAAAGGAGCGAAATACACGCGAGGGAGAACACCGGTTAAACTTATGTATTTTCAAACCTTTTTAACGAAATCAGAAGCGTTACGAGCAGAATGTGCATTAAAGAAATTATCAAGGAAGCAAAAAGAACAACTCATAAAGCAAGGGGTGTAGTGATGATACACGTACAGAAAAGTTTTGCAAAAGAAACGGGGATGCTTTATTTAGTCCCAACCCCTATCGGTAATTTAGAAGATATGACGTTTCGGGCTATTCGCATTTTAAAAGAAGTCGATTATATTGCGTGTGAAGATACGAGAAATACGAAAAAATTATGCAATCATTTTGATATTACAACACCGCTCTTAAGTTATCACGAACATAATAAAATGGAAGCAGGAGCAAAAATAATTGCCCTTTTACAAAAAGGACATACGTTAGCTGTAGTAAGCGATGCAGGAATGCCTGCGATTTCCGATCCTGGTTTTGAGTTGGTGAATGATTGTATTGAAAAACAGATTCCGGTTGTTCCACTACCAGGTGCAAATGCGGCATTAACAGCTTTTATTGCTTCTGGCATGCCGAATGAACATTTTTATTATTACGGTTTTTTATCTCGATACGAAAAAGAACGAAAAAAAGAATTACAATCGCTTCAACATATCGACGTTCCGCTTATTTTTTATGAAGCACCGCATCGATTAAAAGAAATGTTGCAATCGATGTATCGTGTGTTTGGAAATCGTGCGATTGTGGTGTCCCGCGAATTGACGAAACGATATGAAGAATTTATTCGTGGCTCTTTAGAAGAAATAGTGAACCAATTTGAAACGGTAACGGTAAAAGGGGAATTTTGCATCATTGTGGAAGGAAACCAAGAGGAAATGAACGAAACACAATGGTGGGAGGCATTATCGGTTATTGGCCACGTGCAACATTATGTAGAAAAAGGGGAATCTTCCAAAGAAGCGATTAAAAAAGTAGCAAAAGAACGAGAAATGCCGAAACGAGAAGTGTACCAAACGTATCACGGATTATCATAAAAAAAGCATCTATCGTTTTGGATAGATGCTTTTTTTAAAATAATTAATTATCTAATTTTTTTTGGATTTCTTCCATCATGATTTCTGCACCTTCACGGCTTAAGATGATGCGGCCTTCACCAAATGTAAAGTTATCATCAGAAACTTCCCCAGTGATTTGGCAAGTCATGTTTGGTTTGTATTTTTTCAAGATAATGCGGTCATCATCTACGTAAATTTCTAACGCATCTTTTTCTGCAATTCCTAATGTACGACGTAATTCGATTGGAATTACCACACGACCTAATTCATCAACTTTACGAACAATACCTGTAGATTTCATCTAACATTCTCCTCCCAATAATTGAAAAAATTCTATCTTCGCTAATCCGTCATAATTCGACATTTGCAATATATTTATCATAACATAATTTCCTTTAATAGTCAAATACTTTATTTTATGGTAGGTATTTTTGAAAATTTAAAGTTAAAATATGATAAATATAAAACTCTACTATTAAGTAAAGTGCAAATTTTGTTACAATTAGGGTACTCAGTTAATTATCTTACACAATTAGAAAATAGTGCAATAACCTTTTTCGACATTATTCTACAACTTTAGGAAGGAAAATACAACTATTTTGAACGATTTTTTTAAAAAATATTTTTTTGGAAGGCAATACGTTATAATAAACGTAGAATATTAGCAACAATTCGTGTAGGATTCGTTCATTTTGTGTAAAATGGACCATAATAAAGTTAAGGAGGAAATGTGTTTTGAAAAAAGAAACATTTTATATTACTACACCTATTTATTATCCAAGTGATAAATTACATATTGGTCACGCATATACGACGGTTGCAGGCGATGCAATGGCTCGTTATAAACGACAACGTGGATTTGATGTCCGGTATTTAACAGGAACGGATGAACATGGACAAAAAATTCAACGAAAAGCAGCAGAAAAAGGCGTTACACCACAACAATTTGTTGATGAAATTGTAAGTGGTATTCAAGAACTATGGAAAAAGCTTGATATTTCTTATGATGATTTTATTCGTACAACAGAAGATCGCCATAAAGAAGTAGTAGCGAAAATTTTTAATCGCCTTGTGAAACAAGGAGATATTTACATGGATGAGTACGAAGGCTCTTATTGTACACCGTGTGAGTCATTTTTTACAGAACATCAATTAGTAAACGGAAACTGTCCAGATTGCGGACGCTCAGTCGAAACAGTGAAAGAAGAATCGTATTTCTTTAAAATGAGTAAATATGTTGACCGTTTATTGAAATTTTATGAAGAGAATCCAACATTTATCCAACCTGTATCGAGAAAAAATGAAATGATTAATAACTTTATTAAACCAGGGTTAGAAGATTTAGCAGTGTCCCGGACAACGTTTGATTGGGGAATTCGTGTGCCTGGTAATCCGAAACACGTTATTTACGTGTGGATTGATGCGTTAACGAACTATATTACAGCGCTTGGGTATGGAACGGATGAGGATGGTAATTTCCAAAAATATTGGCCAGCAGATGTTCATCTTGTCGGAAAAGAAATTGTTCGTTTCCATACGATTTATTGGCCAATTATGTTAATGGCATTAGATCTTCCATTACCGAAAAAGGTGTTTGCGCACGGTTGGTTGTTAATGAAAGATGGGAAAATGTCGAAATCAAAAGGAAACGTAATTGACCCAGTGACATTAATTGATCGTTACGGATTAGATGCACTTCGTTATTATTTATTACGTGAAGTACCATTTGGTTCGGACGGTGTGTTTACACCAGAAGGATTCGTAGACCGGATCAACTTTGACCTTGCGAACGATTTCGGTAACTTATTAAACCGTACCGTTGCCATGATTAATAAATATTTTGACGGACACATTCCTGCATACAACGGTAACGTAACAGAATTTGATGCTTCTTTACAAGAAATGGCGAAAGAAACGGTACAAAAAGTAGAAGAAGCAATGGAAGAACTACAATTTTCCGTCGCATTAACTGCTATTTGGCAATTTATTAGCCGAACAAATAAATATATTGATGAAACAATGCCATGGCAATTAGCTAAAGAGGAAACAAAACAAGCGGAATTAGCTGCAGTAATGGTTCATTTAGCCGAATCGTTACGTTATGTATCCATTTTATTACAACCATTTCTTACACAAGCACCGAAAAAAGTATGGAAACAACTCGGCATGACAGCAGGAGAAGTAACATCTTGGGATAGTTTACAAACGTACGGTTTAGCAGGTGGCTTAACTGTTATTAAAAAAGCAAAACCAATTTTCCCACGTTTAGATGTAGAAGAAGAAGTAGCGTTTATTAAAGCGCAAATGACACCACCAAAACAAGCGGAACCGAAAAAAGAAGAAAAAGAAGACATGGTGGAAATTACGATTGATGACTTTATGAAAATTGATTTACGTGTAGCAGAAATCATACAAGCAGAAAAAATCAAAAAAGCAGATAAATTATATAAACTACAACTAGATTTAGGTGATGAAAAGCGTCAAGTGGTGTCTGGTATTGCGGAGCATTACACAACAGAAGAATTAGTGGGACAAAAGGTTATTTGTATTACAAATTTAAAACCAGTAAAATTACGCGGAGAATTATCACAAGGAATGATTTTAGCTGGTTCGACTGATGACGTGTTAGCAGTCGCCACATTTGCAAAAGATCTACCAAACGGAACAAAAGTAAAATAAATGATAAAAATGTTTATACTATCCATTTAGTGTTAACTACTGTTTTGCGGTCAGTTACTATATTTTAAAAACTGTTAATAAACGGATGAAATGTTTCAAAAATAACGACATTTCGTCCGTTTTTGTAATATAACTGTAATCGAAATGAATCAGTACGGAAAAGAAAATGTGTTACACTTACTTCTGTAACAAAAGATTGGAGACGGATGAATATGTTATTTGATACACATGCACATTTAAATGCAGACCAGTTTAAAGAAGACAGAGAAGAAACGATTCAACGTGCATTAGAAGCTGGGGTGTCAAATATTTTAGTCGTAGGTTTCGACGAAGAAACCATTAATGGAGCCATTGAACTTGCAGAAAAATATGATTTTATTTATGCAGCAGTAGGATGGCATCCAGTTGATGCAATCGATGCAACAGAAAAAGACTTTGAGCGAATCGAACAACTCGCATATCATAAAAAAGTAGTTGCATTAGGGGAGATGGGTCTAGATTATTATTGGGATAAGTCACCAAAAGAAATCCAACATCACGTTTTTCGCCGCCAAATTCAAATTGCGAGAAAAGTAAATTTACCGATTATTATTCATAATCGTGATGCAACACAAGATTGCATTCAAATTTTACGAGAAGAGAAAGCAAATGAAGTAGGCGGAATTATGCACTGTTTTAGCGGTAGCGTGGAAACGGCAAAAGAATGTGTGAATTTGAATTTTCATATTTCGCTTGGGGGTCCGGTTACGTTTAAAAATGCACGACAACCGAAAGAAGTAGCGAAAGAAATTCCATTAGAGCGCTTATTAATTGAGACAGATTGTCCCTATTTAGCGCCTCACCCATACCGCGGGAAACGAAATGAAAGTGCATATGTCAAATTAGTCGCAGAACAAATTGCGGAATTAAAAGACCTTTCTTTTGAAGAAATTGCGAAAAAAACGACCGACAATGCTAAACAATTATTTCGCATATAGTCGGTGTGATTCAAAAGAAAAAACAGACCATTTTGTCTATAAATGAACTACCATGACGGAATACATCATATGAACAAGCTCTCCCCATATACGCTATAGGAACTTGTCGAACATTTTTTCTTTCAAATTAATCCCATATGTATCATAATATGGCTTACAGAAAAGTAGTTGTTTGCGAGTTGCTTTTGTTCATCCAATCTAACAGGGAGGGATTTCATGAGTTTAAACATGAAGAAACTTTTTTCCACCAATAAAGAGAAAGGGAAAAAGTTATTCATGTCTATCATCAGCTTACTTGTTGTCGTTGGAATAGGCGGGTTACTCTATTACCAATTAACAAGTAAATCCATCGAAATGAAGATTGATGGCGAAACAAAGATAGTACGTACACATGCGGAAACTGTGAACGAATTGATGATGGACGTTGGGATTAAAGTAGATCGTCACGATTATCTTTCACACGAACTAGATGAACCATTGAAACATGGAATGATCGTCCGTTTTAAAGATGCAAAAGAAGTGACGGTAACAGCAAATGGACAAGATAAAAAAGTGCATACAACTGCTAAAAATGTAGGCGATTTGATGAAAGAGCACAGCATAGCGGTTACAGATCACGACTTTATCAAACCAGGTGTGAAAACAAACATTAAAGATAAAATGACGATCACCTTTAATCAAGCATTTGAAGTGACATTAAACAATGCCGGTACAGAAACGAAAGTAATGACAACCACGAAAACAGTAAAAGAATTACTAGAAGCACATGATATAACGCTTGGCGAATTAGACCGCGTTGAACCAGCATTAGATACTGCCTTAACAGGTGCTACCGCTGTAAATGTTGTACGGGTTGAAAAAGCGACAGAAACGGTAGAAGAAAAATTGCCGTTTGCTGTTGTGAAAAAACAAGATAGTACATTAAACGAAGGTCAAGAAAAAGTCGTTTCAGAAGGTCGAGAAGGACTCGCGAAAAAAACAGTGGAAATTACGCGTGAAAATGGGCAAGAAGTGTCACGGAACGTCATAGAAACAATTACGACAGAAGAGGCGCAAGATAAAATAATTGCGGTTGGATCGAAAAAACAATCAGCATTTGAAGGCAGTGTTGCCGTATCTCGTGGCGGAAATAGTGAACCAGCAGGCGGGAAAGAGTTTTATGTAAGCAGTACTGCTTATTCGGAAAACTGTACCAACTGTAGTGGTGTGACAGCAACTGGATTTAATTTAAAAGCAAATCCAAATGCAAAAGTAATTGCAGTAGATCCAAGCATCATTCCATTAGGGTCAAAAGTATATGTAGAAGGTTACGGTTATGCGATGGCTTTAGATACTGGTGGAGCAATTAAAGGAAACCGCATCGATGTCTTTTTCTCTAGTGAACAACAAGCAAAATCATGGGGAAGAAAAACAGTTAAAATTAAAGTCATTGAGTAATAGATGAACACAAGGGATGTGTCTAACCCTTGTGTTTTTATTTTTTATGATAACAACCTTCGCAAATAAACGATCCTTCGAGATGTAACCACGCTTTTATTTCAGTAAACCCTTTATGCTTCGGATAACGCAATTTTACAAAAACGACGTCATTTCCTTTTATTTCTTTTCCGCAAATAGAGCATGTAGGTTTTTCACCAAACATGTTTTGTCCCTCCTAGGTAGAAAGTAAAAAATAATGGGCGTACAACTTCTATCAGAAAATGACTGATGGAAGTTGTACTTTGTACTATAATAAGGTCTAGAAATGAGTCGGTTATATAGTAAGACGAATCGATGAAAAAAAAGGTTCAATTTTTGGAGGATAAAAAATGAAAATGAAAGAAGTCATCGTCGTGGAAGGAAAAGATGATACGATTCGTATTAAACAAGCGGTGCAAGCAGATACGATTGAAACGAACGGTTCCGCTGTTTCAGAAGAAACATTAAGAAAAATTGAACGAGCAAACGAAAAGCGTGGTGTCATTATTTTTACAGACCCAGATTACCCAGGACAACGAATTCGTACTATCATTAGCAAACGAATTCCTGGATGCAAACATGCATTTTTATCACGAACAGAAGCAAAAGGGAAAGAAAATGAAAGTTTAGGGGTAGAACATGCATCAAACGAAGCAATTCAAGAAGCACTTGCAGCGGTAAAAACAGAATATAAAGAATTACCTGGAGAAGCGATTGCGTATCAGGATTTAATCG
The genomic region above belongs to Massilibacterium senegalense and contains:
- a CDS encoding ubiquitin-like domain-containing protein; translated protein: MSLNMKKLFSTNKEKGKKLFMSIISLLVVVGIGGLLYYQLTSKSIEMKIDGETKIVRTHAETVNELMMDVGIKVDRHDYLSHELDEPLKHGMIVRFKDAKEVTVTANGQDKKVHTTAKNVGDLMKEHSIAVTDHDFIKPGVKTNIKDKMTITFNQAFEVTLNNAGTETKVMTTTKTVKELLEAHDITLGELDRVEPALDTALTGATAVNVVRVEKATETVEEKLPFAVVKKQDSTLNEGQEKVVSEGREGLAKKTVEITRENGQEVSRNVIETITTEEAQDKIIAVGSKKQSAFEGSVAVSRGGNSEPAGGKEFYVSSTAYSENCTNCSGVTATGFNLKANPNAKVIAVDPSIIPLGSKVYVEGYGYAMALDTGGAIKGNRIDVFFSSEQQAKSWGRKTVKIKVIE
- a CDS encoding TatD family hydrolase, producing MLFDTHAHLNADQFKEDREETIQRALEAGVSNILVVGFDEETINGAIELAEKYDFIYAAVGWHPVDAIDATEKDFERIEQLAYHKKVVALGEMGLDYYWDKSPKEIQHHVFRRQIQIARKVNLPIIIHNRDATQDCIQILREEKANEVGGIMHCFSGSVETAKECVNLNFHISLGGPVTFKNARQPKEVAKEIPLERLLIETDCPYLAPHPYRGKRNESAYVKLVAEQIAELKDLSFEEIAKKTTDNAKQLFRI
- the rnmV gene encoding ribonuclease M5, with amino-acid sequence MKMKEVIVVEGKDDTIRIKQAVQADTIETNGSAVSEETLRKIERANEKRGVIIFTDPDYPGQRIRTIISKRIPGCKHAFLSRTEAKGKENESLGVEHASNEAIQEALAAVKTEYKELPGEAIAYQDLIDAGLIAGNGARKRREKLGILLRIGYCNGKQLYHRLTIFHVTKEEFRDAMKQVLQEENNE